DNA sequence from the Syngnathus acus chromosome 5, fSynAcu1.2, whole genome shotgun sequence genome:
GGTGAGATGACATCAAAAATGTAAGATGTATGAAACAAACATGTTAGcgataaaataaacataaggcaaaattaaaaaaaataaaataaatcatgggGCCCCTCCTTTACTGTCTGGCTGGCCGAGATAGGTTTGCGGGAGGCCGTGGCTCACTTGTGATTGATTGATGCTGCTTTGCCGGTACAGCTGCATGCCTAGATCCCCTTTTGTCGGCttcaaattgttgtttttaaacgGTTGAGGATTAAAACTTTCCTCTTGAAGGTCAAAGCTGCTCTCGCTGTAGAGCCGCTGACGCATTTCTCGTTTTCCAGAAGTGCTCCTGGTGGGATACCTCTGACCCATCTTATACCAGCCTGTctctttaaagacaaaccaaaTATTTCCAGCCCAAAGGACGACATTGACAAAACCAAAGACCtaggagaagaaaataaaaagtgtgtACATTATATGAATGCTGAGAATGAAAAATCTGCTGTTGCCGACTTATTTCTACTCACCACAGACGAGTTGAGCTGAGACCAGAGAGGTTCTTGGGCCGCCGTGCATTTGTTCTCCTGAGCCGAGCAGGCGGAGATGAGTAGTAGCACCTTGGTGGGCTTTGTAGCCACCTTGATTTCCGAGAGATCTTTGGCCCAACAACAACTACTGATGAACCACATAAGGGAGAAGATCACTGTCACCGCAAAGTCCTGCAAAGAGGACAAAACATTATTTGAACTCCTCCTGGTCTTGCTACATCAGAAGCCAAACAGTTACCAACCACAAGTGGGCCTCTGTTGTTCTTTAAGTATTTGTTCTGGTAAAAGACGTAGACCACCGTTGCCAGTAAGGAGTAGAGGAACGTGATCACGCCCACGCTGACAAAAAACTGAGCAGCGGGGGAAAAGTCGCCATCCAGGAAGAGAATTTCCTCTCTCTTTGTTTCACATAGGGGAGCCCTGAAATGCACTTGTTGTAACCTGCAGAGGAAAAGGAGATTAGCTCTCAGTTTTTGTTAAGGGTTAACATGAAAGGATGCTTTTGCAAATTATAGTCTGACCAACCAGCCCCGCGCCAAAATTACCTGAGGCCAAATAAGTACAAgcgctataaaaaaaaaatggatggatgctttACCTTTAATTACACTTAAAGCATTTGAATGCTAGAAAGTCAATAAACAAAGTCGATGGTGTCACTTTTCCTGCAAGTGTTAATTAGAAGCTTGGCTCAAAGTGACTGACAGTGATTGGCAGTGAGATGTTCGCTGTCACTGCGCCGCAAGCGACACCAGCATCCAATTATATTGCATGCGCCCCTCACGCAAATGAAACTACCATTAAATTTGGTGTAATTTTCTaattgtgtcatttttacaTGGTTGGATTCCttgttaggaaaaaaaaaatctgagtgCTGGTTAGGTTATAGGTAAGTATTCTCGCGATCCAGTCAATATATTCCACTTTGGTCTAAATGAGCGTACCTCATTTTGGATGTGGAGGAAAGATGCCAGTCCAATTTAAAGGGCCCTTTGTCTGAGATGCTTCATTGCATCATTAGACCAAAATGCACTCGGAGCCAGATCAGTCAAGATTCTAACCTTAAGTGGGCCCTTTTGATATACCAAAATGTTTCCACTATTGATCTTGTCTAGAAGCGTGCACCCACAATGCCTTGGGGGCTGTCCGCTCAGAGATGGCTTCATTTAGTGATCAACTCCTCAAACGGGGTGCGTCTTCCTCAAGAGAAAGTATCGACTCTTCAAAGTTTGAAACATCAAATTGACAAATCGCGTcatcatttttatatatagcATACCCATTTAGCTATATGGACAGCGGAGTCAACGTTTGCACTGATGTACTTTGTCAACTCATGAATAATGTAACACTTTCCCGTCTGTCCACAATTCTTTTATGGCAACAAGTTGTTGTGAAACGTAAATAGCTCAGCAAGCTATTTAAAGGagtttataaatatttatatatatttttaaaataacatatGGTCCGTAAGAcgatttaaaaatgttgacatgaAAGTAGGACTTATTCCAAGTCCCTATCtgataataattaaatattgaTCGGAAGGAAGTGTGAATTTTTCATTTACGTCTTTTTGTCCAATGCTCAACACATTTTACTGCTAAAAAGTACATGCAACACACCGTGAAATGAATTTGTAAATATGGATATTATACACCAAgtcaaaaatgtgtcattggTGGTAGTCACAGTGTACCTGAATGGATAGCCAAATTCAATGGTGATGCTCCTGTTACTCTGTCTATTGCCTGCACAGTCCACTTTAACCCGGAGGTGTCCATGGTAGCCGCCGCATGTTGCAAACGCACAAATGGCAAAAATCTGAGGAGAAGAATATGATAGCAGTAATATGAGGACACAAGCATGAAAGACTATCAAGGGACATGTCTGAGTGAATGTGGCTTATTGCATAATGTATTGCCATCAATAAATCACAGGACTGATTATTACAATTTCTAATtggtttgaaaacaaaagctgaATAATTTAAAGGTAGGAAGTGCTGCTCACTGTGCACTAGAGGGTGGCCGGAGCAGCGCAGGCTGATTCATTTTCGCATCAAACGTTTGGACAGCTGTGCCTTTGCGAGATTCAAAGCACCGAATACAACATGTAATCTAAACTGAGTATGTTTAGCTGACAGCATACAGGAAACAAATATTGTAGCTCAAGAATCACTCTCACTACAGCATTACTTGCTATTTGAGTGCATGCAACCTGGCTAACTACTCGAAAAAGtatgataaagaaaaaaatatataaacataataatgaaatacaatttcttggggggaaaaaaaaagaggaaaatactTACCGGGGCAAATATAACcatacacatttaaaaatccCAGAAGTGTGTGGCCCAAGTCCACTCGGTGTCTGCAGCGTTTGTCATCAGGCTGGGATGTGGATAATATGAGGAGAGGATCCAGCGGAGGGGAGGGCTCACATGAGGTACACTAACTTCCCAAAGGAGGAGTCAGATATATTTCGGATGCgtattcatttaaatgaagCCATATTGCCAGCATAGTGAACTCAGCAGAATTTTTCAACAATCAGTTtctttaaaaatcattttttgttatCTCTCAGTTGCAAGTTATCAAGGCctaaaattgtgaatttgtttGGGGGGTGGCAAAAATTGGCATTGAGGAGGCTCAGACTAGCATGCAACAATTTTATAGACTGGCTTGATACTTTTTATATGATAGCTTTCCtcttgatataaaaaaaaacgagtgtTCAAATCAAAGAATACAATGTACAGTAAACTGGTacagaaaaatgaattatgtCGCCCCCTTCTGGTTCTAAATGGGCGTTACATGTTTAGCTGATATATTTTGAATCCCCATTGCTGCTTGTGTAACTTGAACTGAATTTAAAAGCTAAGAAAGATGGCAGCCTTATTATTTAAAGCTGcaattaataaatacaataaatgtatTGATATTAGTTGAAATTGTACAAAGAGAAATgctgataataataaagtttCGGTATGTACGGGCTcctaataattaaataaataaaataataacttaAATGTAAATGCTGAAATgtaatttcaaaaatatttcccttTGTTAGCTATCATGATAGAGCTGATCCAAAAGAGGGCAGCACCTTATCATATATTTGAGCCCTTCTGAAGTACTGAACAATTTTTCATCCCAGAATGCATGTGACAATTGTGACCTCTTGAAGTAAcaatttcttcatttttaatgaactCACCGATGGTTGCACTCTGCAATGAGTTTCCTGATGCATCAAGAATTGGAGGAGGGTATGAGGACTTCTGCCATGGTAAAGTGGCGAGGCTTCATCCCCTCGTTGCATTATTAATGAATCTCTTTCTGGCATCATCTTTCTGCTCCTGCCTGAAAACTGGGAGAGGAAAGAGACAAGCATAaatctctctttctctctctctcgttacAGATTCCAACAAATCTAAGCTGCATTTCCTGCAGGTGCGTGCTACGTGTGTAGTTTAAAGCTTCGTCTACGAACTTAATCTAAAAAAGCAATATTGAAGATGGGTGGAAAACGTTCGAGCTACCTTTTGAAGCAAAATGTGGAGGACTCTGTTATGTAGAAGgatttgtgtggaaaatgagCTCCTCCTTGCACCAACAAGCCAATTACTGCTGTTGAAGGCACTGCAGTCAAGCCTACACGGATGCACGCATGTGAGTTTTGCCAGAGTGTGTCGTCATGTTGCTCTCTGAGAACTGCAAGGAGCTGCAACACTGACCCTATTCCATCAAtctcacattaaaaaaaaaagcagcatttaaatatttcaaaaagctcctcctgtgaagctctgaGCCGCACTGTTtgaccgtgtgtgtgcgtgcgcatgcgCCTGGCTGCACTTCAGCTTCAATATATAAATGCGGGACGGCCCACAATTTTTAATCGGGGCTTCTCAGAGGGCGTAACCTGGCAAGAGTCAGATTGATTCGCGAGTTCTTCACAGTATCTGGACCGCTCCACTAGGATCTGCTCGGGAGATGCAGGACTATTTAGTACAAGGTGATTGTGCGTTGTGGCAACTTGCAAACTTTTGCTTGGACCAATCACGCCAACGTAAATCTTAACCAGGAAGTTTAAAAAACCTGCACCCCTCTTTTCCAGCTAACACCCCATAAAGCACCTCTCTCTGCCCTTCTGAAACTGTGAGTAACTCTGCGAGAACAGAATAAATTCAGGCGTCCATGCATTTGTCCACTGGTGTCGCCATAatcgttttttgtttgttttgttgcggCCACATATCCCGCCCCCCAAAACATT
Encoded proteins:
- the LOC119122697 gene encoding synaptoporin isoform X2; amino-acid sequence: MCMVIFAPIFAICAFATCGGYHGHLRVKVDCAGNRQSNRSITIEFGYPFRLQQVHFRAPLCETKREEILFLDGDFSPAAQFFVSVGVITFLYSLLATVVYVFYQNKYLKNNRGPLVDFAVTVIFSLMWFISSCCWAKDLSEIKVATKPTKVLLLISACSAQENKCTAAQEPLWSQLNSSVVFGFVNVVLWAGNIWFVFKETGWYKMGQRYPTRSTSGKREMRQRLYSESSFDLQEESFNPQPFKNNNLKPTKGDLGMQLYRQSSINQSQVSHGLPQTYLGQPDSKGGAP
- the LOC119122697 gene encoding synaptoporin isoform X1; its protein translation is MMPERDSLIMQRGDEASPLYHGRSPHTLLQFLMHQETHCRVQPSIFAICAFATCGGYHGHLRVKVDCAGNRQSNRSITIEFGYPFRLQQVHFRAPLCETKREEILFLDGDFSPAAQFFVSVGVITFLYSLLATVVYVFYQNKYLKNNRGPLVDFAVTVIFSLMWFISSCCWAKDLSEIKVATKPTKVLLLISACSAQENKCTAAQEPLWSQLNSSVVFGFVNVVLWAGNIWFVFKETGWYKMGQRYPTRSTSGKREMRQRLYSESSFDLQEESFNPQPFKNNNLKPTKGDLGMQLYRQSSINQSQVSHGLPQTYLGQPDSKGGAP